The following coding sequences are from one Rutidosis leptorrhynchoides isolate AG116_Rl617_1_P2 chromosome 11, CSIRO_AGI_Rlap_v1, whole genome shotgun sequence window:
- the LOC139874745 gene encoding transcription factor TGA1-like: protein MIARTGSNGYKFKKYMLDQCTDNDIDPINNNIFKHYKKLFNLKTHAAKINVMPVVFGSWMSHVEQFLAWVGGFKPSFIVTLISNHVLLSEQQAEKMELLKIDVVKEEMNITSKITNLQDTLSDSF from the exons ATGATTGCAAGAACTGGATCAAATGGTTACAAGTTCAAAAAATATATGTTGGATCAATGTACTGACAACGATATTGATCCTATAAATAACAATATCTTTAAACATTACAAAAAACTTTTCAATCTAAAAACTCATGCAGCAAAGATAAATGTCATGCCTGTTGTATTCGGATCTTGGATGTCTCATGTAGAACAATTTCTAGCATGGGTTGGTGGATTTAAACCATCTTTTATAGTCACG TTAATTAGTAACCACGTCTTACTTAGCGAACAACAAGCAGAAAAGATGGAACTTTTGAAAATAGATGTTGTAAAGGAAGAAATGAACATTACCAGTAAAATCACAAATTTGCAGGATACTTTAAGTGATTCTTTTTGA